The Gracilimonas sediminicola sequence GTCAATGATGTGAATCCCGTTTCGTTGCATGAAGATGAAATCCTTCATTTTTGGATTCCATCGACGGGTTAAGTGACCGAAGTGTGCGCCTGACTTAAGCAGGTCTTGTATTGATGCAGCTTTTGGCATTGTAATAAGTATGTAAGTTTAGGTTAATCCTCTGTGTGGGTCATTCCCGAACGTTAATCCTGAGTCAATTAAGCTCAGGACACCAAACGCAGGGTCGCCACACATGTGTGATTGTGTTTGAAAAAAATTGGTCGCGTAAATATTAACGCTTAGAGAACTGGAATTTCTTACGAGCTTTAGGCTGACCGTATTTCTTACGCTCTACCATTCTGTCGTCTCGGGTAAGAAGTCCGTGTCCCTTAAGAACATCGTGAAGGTCTTCATTCTCTCCGTCCAAAGCACGTGCAAGAGCATGAGAAATAGCACCGGCTTGTCCGGTACTTCCACCACCGCGAACGGTGATTTTGATGTCATACTTGCCTTCCGTTTCAGTAACGCTCATTGGAAACAGCGCAATGTTACGGCGTGCTTTTACCGGAAAATATTCTTCAATGGGTTTGTGGTTGACGAGAATGTCGCCTTTACCCGGTTTGATGTACAAACGGGCCGTTGCAGTTTTTCGTCGTCCTATGTAATTCGCTTGTGCCATTATTGATTAAAGCTCAATGATTTCTGGTTCTTGTGCAGTATGCGGATGTACGGGGCCTGCATAAACTCTCAAGTTGGTGGCAATTTTATTGCCCAACTTGGTTTTAGGAAGCATGCCCTTCACAGCAGTAGTTACCAAAGAGGTTGGATCTTTCTCCAACATTTCGGCTGCTGTTTCAAATCGCTCTCCGCCCGGGTAAAATGTGTGACGGAAGTATGTTTTGTCCGTCATTTTCTTACCAGTCAGCTTCACCTTTTCAGCATTGATAACGATTACGTTATCACCTGTATCCATATGTGGGGTGAAGGTAGGCTTGGTTTTACCTCTCAAAATTTTTGCTACTTCGCTACTCAGGCGACCCAATGGCTGATCTTCAGCATCAATGAGTACCCAGTTCTTTTCAATATCACTGGGTTTGGCCGAGTATGTTTTAAAACTTAATGTGTCCACGATTAAACTCTTTTATTTCGTCAAATTGGAAAGTCGAATAAGATAGAAGTAATTCTTGTAGATATCAATATCAAAAAAGCAGAAATGTTCACTTCTTTGAGTGAAATCCAAAAATAACCATTTTCCCGGCAGCACATCAAAAGTGAATAGCATTGATACCTGCATATTCATGTTAAATTATTGTATCTCTGATTACAATTAAATACTATCACGGCAGTACGATTGATTATGAAGTTTAAGCGTCCAAAAAACATACATATGAATAAAGTCTCATCGGTTCTTTTTGCCGCCGTTTGCCTCTTCCTTTTTTGTGCTGGCTGTGAGCAAACGTTCCAACCGCTGGATAAAACGGACGATGTGTTTACCATTTACGGGGTGCTTGATGTGCACAGCGACACCCAGTGGGTGCGGGTGATGCCCATCGGTGAAACCTACCTTCCGCAGGATCCTTCGATCGGATCAAGTGAAGTACGCCTTACCCGCGAAGCGACCGGAGAGACGGTAACTCTTAACGATTCACTTTTTAAGTTTAGCGGGGACACCTACGTTTGGAATTACTGGCTGCCGGATTCCGTCTTTACCAATGAAGTATATACCCTCGTTGCTGAAAACGAGGAGGGCGAGCAAAGCAGGGTTACCCTGGAAACCCCCTCTCCTCTGGAACTTCCTGAAGTTGAAAAGCGGGGTGGAGAAACCCGGATCTCAGGTCCGGCAGCAGATTCGTTGGTGGTAGCGTCCGTGAATTACCTGGTTCAGCCGGTTACGGATATGGGCTGCGGTCAGGAGGTTGAGATTTCAGTCTCGCAACTGGATCACACCTTATTAAACTCAGAAGGTGGTTATTTCTTCATCGTTCGCGGAAGCTCTGCCATCGTAGATGAACTGGGTACAAGTAATTTCATCGTAAACAGAACGTCGGTGGAAGTTGTGACGGCTACCGACAGCTGGCCCGATGCGACAAGCCTGGAGGACATCGAAGTGGCTCTGCCGGAAGTGGTCTCAAATGTTGAAAACGGAACGGGAGTTCTGGCGGGTGTAGCACGGCGTGAAGTTATCCTGACTCCACGGCAACCCCCGTGTAAAAACGAAAAGTAAAAATATCCAACGCATAAAAGGCTAATTAACTCAGCTCAATACACAATGTCGGAACTGAAAAAAGGTATTTTTCTATTGTTTATTCTGCTTCCCCT is a genomic window containing:
- the rplM gene encoding 50S ribosomal protein L13 — protein: MDTLSFKTYSAKPSDIEKNWVLIDAEDQPLGRLSSEVAKILRGKTKPTFTPHMDTGDNVIVINAEKVKLTGKKMTDKTYFRHTFYPGGERFETAAEMLEKDPTSLVTTAVKGMLPKTKLGNKIATNLRVYAGPVHPHTAQEPEIIEL
- the rpsI gene encoding 30S ribosomal protein S9; the protein is MAQANYIGRRKTATARLYIKPGKGDILVNHKPIEEYFPVKARRNIALFPMSVTETEGKYDIKITVRGGGSTGQAGAISHALARALDGENEDLHDVLKGHGLLTRDDRMVERKKYGQPKARKKFQFSKR